A window of Plasmodium malariae genome assembly, chromosome: 5 contains these coding sequences:
- the DLC1 gene encoding dynein light chain 1, putative, which produces MAKEVTLSQCIKNWEQKNGKIIKEEEEVSFICHIPLIEKLDNSINTLKKCKRLSLSTNRIEKLIPMSENIEILSLGRNCIKKFQFLEDISGTLKQLWMSYNSIDKLDNLQSLKKLQVLYLFHNKIKSTEEIDKLSALPELAELGLKGNPIYDGKTNEYMKLVILKKLPQLKVVDNETITEKQRNDALTVEVV; this is translated from the exons ATGGCTAAAGAAGTAACCCTATCTCAATGCATAAAAAACTGGGAGCagaaaaatg gaaaaataataaaagaagaagaagaggtTAGCTTTATTTGTCATATACCCTTGATAGAAAAATTAGACAACAGTATAaacacattaaaaaaatgtaagcGTTTGTCCTTATCGACGAATCGAATTGAGAAGTTAATACCGATGTCTG aaaatataGAGATATTGTCACTTGGAAGAAattgcataaaaaaatttcagtTTCTTGAAGATATAAGTGGAACGTTAAAACAACTATGGATGTCTTATAATAGTATTGACAAGTTAGATAATTTACAGTCCTTAAAAAAACTGCAGGTCCTTTACttatttcataataaaataaagagcACTGAGGAAATAGACAAGTTG aGCGCTTTGCCTGAATTGGCGGAATTAGGGCTTAAGGGAAACCCAATATATGATGGAAAAACTAAC GAGTACATGAAACTAGtcattttgaaaaagttGCCTCAACTAAAAGTTGTAGACAATGAGACa ATAACAGAAAAACAGAGAAACGACGCACTAACCGTTGAAGTAGTTTGA
- the PmUG01_05023600 gene encoding conserved Plasmodium protein, unknown function: MSYLLDDKKIILKELLSKNENIKHENEYLELENRAFLLLIEKYEERKKFIKILEYIHYVCTSLYDKEQNFNYNILHTEFLRELKSLLDDCISKYRNILKSILTKRDDEYLSISQGALPRMNNYKEKKSRPKEGIYDVNIEDIITHKRDETTYIKEENEADGTNGADGANGADEAYEVIDNSFADSSRKSSMNCTENRLQNEAEKGNLMCPTNGQKQQHVPKEIEHNKGQINSEAEKDNDCNTLSLIKEKNICLHWSKEESKEEFYSVQSFKRHESTDEQEICLNLIEKQQLTLNEIEKLKNEIKKVTIYFENTKMLVGSILCQSKIFLFELDEEMKNYKIMKEKIKKDNLLMKKSSAINDIYNAIINKQKNKIEEAQKTNLTLLNLYKKKFSNINYIISINENINSVDFLYLNVLIYNKKINYDRLMKEHERNYSHLRKLLNELSSTHKKIIENEHREREIIESIEKNNYALNDMDALIIEISSQIDSTNDTSNRINQYEHVDVLNSCSVIECIQLNKDIYNVEKKIKSYQRKIDIIQNIKMKK, translated from the exons ATGAGTTACTTATTAGACGATAAGAAGATTATATTGAAAGAATTGTTatctaaaaatgaaaatataaag CATGAAAACGAATATTTAGAACTGGAAAATAGAGCTTTTTTACTActaattgaaaaatatgaagagagaaaaaaatttataaaaatacttgaatatattcattatgtGTGTACAAGTTTATATGACAAGGAACagaattttaattataatattctgCATACCGAATTCTTAAGAGAATTGAAAAGTTTACTAGATGACtgtatatcaaaatatagaaacattttaaaaagtatattaacAAAGAGAGATGATGAATATTTGAGTATTTCTCAGGGTGCGCTCCCTCGAATGAACAActataaagagaaaaagtcGAGACCAAAAGAAGGTATATATGACGTAAATATAGAGGATATTATTACTCACAAAAGGGATGAAACtacttatataaaagaagaaaatgaagCGGATGGAACAAATGGAGCGGATGGAGCAAATGGAGCGGATGAAGCATATGAAGTAATTGATAACAGTTTTGCTGATTCCTCTAGGAAGAGTAGCATGAACTGTACAGAAAATCGTCTACAAAATGAAGCAGAGAAGGGTAATTTGATGTGTCCTACCAATGGCCAAAAACAGCAACATGTTCCCAAGGAAATAGAACATAATAAAGGTCAAATAA ACAGCGAAGCAGAAAAGGACAATGATTGCAATACACTAAGTCtaattaaggaaaaaaatatttgcttGCACTGGAGCAAGGAGGAGTCGAAGGAAGAATTTTACTCGGTCCAGAGTTTTAAGCGGCATGAAAGCACAGACG AACAAGAAATTTGTCTAAACTTAATAGAAAAGCAGCAGCTAACATTGAACGAGATTGAAAAGctaaaaaacgaaataaagaaagtaacgatatattttgaaaatacaaaaatgttAGTAGGTTCAATACTATGTCAGAGTaagatttttttatttgagtTAGAcgaagaaatgaaaaattataagataatgaaagaaaaaataaaaaaagataatttattaatgaaaaagagtAGTGCTATAAATGATATTTACAAtgcaataataaataaacaaaaaaacaaaattgaaGAAGCACAAAAAACTAATCTAACATTGctaaatttgtataaaaaaaagttttctaatattaactatattatatcaattaatgaaaatataaatagtgttgactttctttatttaaatgttttgatatataataaaaagataaattatgACAGGCTAATGAAGGAACACGAGAGGAACTACTCCCACTTGA GAAAACTGCTGAACGAGCTAAGTAGCACACATAAGAAGATCATCGAAAATGAACATAGAGAAAGGGAAATAATAGAAagtattgaaaaaaataactacGCATTAAATGATATGGATGCTTTAATTATTGAAATTAGTAGCCAAATAGATAGCACCAATGATACATCAAACAG GATCAACCAATATGAACATGTGGATGTTCTCAACAGCTGTTCCGTCATAGAATGCATTCAATTAAACAAAGATATT TACAAcgtcgaaaaaaaaataaagtcctatcaaagaaaaattgatattatacaaaacatcaaaatgaaaaagtaa
- the SNRPG gene encoding small nuclear ribonucleoprotein G, putative: MTLTVGKAGPASDFRKFMEKRLQIYLNGNRLIVGVLRGYDTFMNLVLDNTVEIKKEEQIDIGVVVIRGNSISYWECLDKVDIK, translated from the exons aTGACTCTGACAGTTGGAAAGGCAGGCCCAGCATCGGATTTTCGAAAGTTCATGGAAAAGAGATTACAAA TTTATCTAAATGGTAACAGACTAATCGTCGGTGTGCTTAGGGGTTATGACACGTTTATGAATTTAGTGTTAGATAATACGGTCGagataaaaaaggaagagcAAATTGATATAGGTGTGGTTGTGATAAGAGGGAACAGCATATCGTACTGGGAGTGTTTAGACAAAGTTGACATTAAATGA